A part of Corynebacterium lactis RW2-5 genomic DNA contains:
- the alr gene encoding alanine racemase: MTSSQSPQPTVQPLLTQTVNLDAVAHNVATIKQISGVDEFMAVVKADGYSQGATQVARAAIGGGATQLGVATLEEALSLCAALSDPLADAPAVPILAWIWDAAAVDLVRQAVEQEIELGIPSVAHAHAVAQAGAVLGRRPRVTVMVDTGLGRSGISMANGDFDVAVGEVAQLHAEEKLLVTGLFTHFACADEPQHPSVDRQAENFRAAIAALREAGVEGLVNHAANSPAALERPDLAFDMVRPGLAIYGGEPVAGARHGLRPVMRWEAAVVLVKKLPKGESVSYGLTWTADRDTTVAVVPCGYADGMMRSASGRFEVSIDGKRYPQVGRVCMDQFVVDLGPDSDVRTGDIAVIVGDPELGEPGLDELANASGTINYEILTAPKGRTQRHWVHSRVVPTAEDMRYLGEEIGRTLRGGDLVIMDGPLGAGKTTMTQGIARGMNVRGRVTSPTFTIAREHRPLDDGAPLIHVDAYRLFGEEGPDSDGAAEPSAISAFDALDSLDLDTELEDSVVVAEWGTGLAEQLAENYLRITIDRSRADDTRVVTWAWSRG, encoded by the coding sequence ATGACTTCTTCGCAGTCTCCGCAGCCTACCGTGCAGCCGCTCCTAACCCAGACAGTCAACCTCGATGCGGTCGCGCATAACGTCGCCACGATTAAGCAGATTAGCGGCGTCGACGAGTTCATGGCCGTGGTCAAGGCGGACGGCTATTCGCAGGGCGCGACGCAGGTCGCCCGCGCTGCGATTGGCGGCGGGGCTACGCAGCTGGGTGTCGCCACACTGGAGGAGGCTCTTTCGCTGTGCGCAGCTCTGTCCGACCCGCTTGCCGACGCCCCCGCGGTTCCAATCCTCGCCTGGATTTGGGATGCGGCGGCGGTCGACCTGGTCAGGCAGGCCGTGGAACAGGAGATTGAGCTGGGCATCCCGTCGGTCGCTCACGCTCACGCGGTTGCGCAGGCTGGCGCGGTCCTGGGGCGTAGGCCGCGCGTAACGGTCATGGTGGACACGGGGCTCGGGCGCTCCGGAATTTCTATGGCCAATGGAGACTTCGACGTTGCCGTAGGCGAGGTGGCCCAGCTGCATGCTGAGGAGAAGCTGCTGGTCACCGGTCTGTTTACCCACTTCGCTTGCGCGGACGAGCCGCAGCATCCGAGCGTCGATAGGCAGGCGGAGAATTTCCGAGCCGCGATTGCGGCGCTGCGCGAGGCGGGCGTTGAGGGCCTAGTTAATCACGCGGCGAACTCTCCGGCGGCGCTGGAGCGGCCCGACCTGGCGTTCGACATGGTGCGGCCGGGACTGGCCATCTACGGCGGAGAGCCCGTCGCGGGTGCGCGCCACGGCCTGCGCCCGGTAATGCGCTGGGAGGCCGCGGTTGTGCTGGTCAAGAAGCTGCCGAAGGGAGAGTCGGTCTCCTACGGGCTGACTTGGACCGCGGATCGAGACACGACTGTCGCCGTCGTCCCCTGTGGTTATGCCGACGGCATGATGCGTTCGGCGTCGGGGCGCTTCGAGGTCAGCATCGACGGCAAGCGATACCCGCAGGTCGGGCGCGTGTGTATGGATCAGTTCGTGGTGGACCTCGGCCCGGATTCCGATGTGCGCACCGGCGACATTGCGGTCATAGTCGGTGACCCGGAGCTGGGTGAGCCTGGCCTGGATGAACTCGCGAATGCGTCCGGGACGATCAACTACGAGATTCTGACGGCCCCGAAGGGTCGCACGCAGCGCCATTGGGTGCACTCGCGTGTCGTGCCGACGGCAGAGGACATGCGCTACCTCGGCGAGGAAATCGGCCGCACCCTGCGCGGAGGGGACCTGGTGATCATGGACGGGCCACTCGGTGCGGGCAAGACCACCATGACTCAGGGCATCGCCCGCGGCATGAACGTCCGGGGTCGTGTGACCTCGCCGACCTTCACCATCGCCCGCGAGCACCGGCCGCTGGACGATGGCGCGCCGCTCATCCACGTCGACGCCTACCGCCTGTTCGGGGAGGAGGGCCCGGATTCGGACGGTGCCGCCGAGCCGAGTGCCATCAGCGCATTCGACGCCCTGGACTCCCTGGACCTGGATACCGAGCTGGAGGACAGCGTTGTTGTCGCGGAATGGGGCACGGGCCTGGCCGAGCAGCTGGCGGAGAACTACCTGCGCATTACCATCGACCGCTCGCGTGCTGACGACACCCGCGTGGTCACGTGGGCCTGGTCGCGTGGGTAA
- the tsaB gene encoding tRNA (adenosine(37)-N6)-threonylcarbamoyltransferase complex dimerization subunit type 1 TsaB: MNILAVDTSTPQVTAGIVRVAPGGEVETLAAQLHLDARAHNEVLVPLIQQALADATLAPADLDAVVVGCGPGPFTGLRVGMATAASFADALGVACHGICSLDALAAGVSEELVVTDARRREVYFAAYRDGERVFGPAVAKPADVLGLIQQELPGFEPATVRGSLDHAELVAPGKGTQALPQPENMARVAGFVDGTQEAQPGPLVPLYLRRPDAAIPKSMR, from the coding sequence ATGAACATTCTCGCCGTAGACACCTCGACTCCGCAGGTCACCGCTGGTATCGTCCGAGTGGCGCCCGGTGGGGAAGTCGAGACCCTGGCCGCGCAGCTCCACCTCGATGCCCGCGCGCACAACGAGGTTCTGGTGCCGCTGATTCAGCAGGCGCTTGCCGACGCCACCCTGGCCCCGGCCGACCTCGATGCGGTGGTAGTCGGCTGCGGACCGGGACCGTTTACGGGGTTGCGCGTTGGTATGGCGACCGCGGCCTCTTTCGCGGATGCCCTGGGCGTTGCCTGCCACGGAATCTGCAGCTTGGACGCCCTTGCTGCAGGTGTGAGCGAGGAACTGGTCGTCACCGACGCCCGGCGCCGGGAGGTTTACTTCGCCGCCTACCGCGACGGCGAGCGCGTTTTCGGCCCTGCGGTAGCCAAGCCCGCTGATGTCCTGGGACTAATCCAGCAGGAGCTGCCGGGCTTCGAGCCGGCGACCGTTCGCGGCAGCCTCGACCATGCAGAGCTGGTCGCGCCGGGCAAGGGGACCCAGGCGCTGCCGCAACCGGAGAACATGGCGCGCGTTGCCGGTTTCGTCGACGGCACGCAGGAGGCGCAGCCTGGCCCGCTGGTGCCGCTGTACTTGCGCCGCCCGGACGCCGCCATCCCGAAGTCGATGCGCTAA
- the rimI gene encoding ribosomal protein S18-alanine N-acetyltransferase — protein sequence MDLVRLGPSAAAACADIEAELFAGDDPWSQGAFVAELSAPNNFYVGVVKREGELCGYGGITKLGSAGAAEYEIHTIGVASKWQGRGLGAQLMDALMAAAGEDPGPVFLEVRTDNAPAIALYEKYGFERMGLRKNYYPASGADAYTMCRPASACNDSA from the coding sequence ATGGATCTTGTGCGACTGGGGCCGTCGGCAGCAGCCGCGTGCGCGGACATCGAGGCCGAGCTTTTCGCTGGGGATGACCCCTGGTCACAGGGGGCGTTCGTGGCGGAGCTGTCGGCGCCGAATAACTTTTACGTGGGCGTCGTAAAGCGGGAGGGGGAGCTGTGCGGCTATGGCGGCATCACGAAGTTGGGGTCTGCGGGGGCGGCGGAGTACGAGATTCACACGATTGGTGTGGCGAGTAAGTGGCAGGGGCGAGGGCTCGGCGCGCAGCTGATGGACGCGCTGATGGCCGCGGCGGGCGAGGACCCGGGGCCTGTGTTCTTGGAGGTGCGCACGGATAACGCCCCGGCGATTGCGCTGTATGAGAAGTACGGCTTCGAGCGGATGGGACTGCGCAAGAACTACTACCCGGCCTCCGGGGCCGACGCGTACACTATGTGTCGGCCTGCCAGCGCCTGTAACGATTCCGCATAG
- a CDS encoding pyruvate dehydrogenase, with product MAKTYAEQLVETLQRQGVKRIFGLVGDSLNPIVDAVRQSDIEWVHVRNEEAAAFAAGAESLVTGELAVCAASCGPGNTHLIQGLYDSHRNGAKVLALASHIPSRQIGSRYFQETHPEALFAECSGYCEMVNSAEQGGVILHHAIQSTMSGHGVSVLVLPGDITTHEVENDNYVTSTVSRGRPVLFPDAGEAAALADAINAAKTVTLFCGAGVKNAREQVLALAEKIKAPVGHALGGKMYIQYDNPFDVGMSGLLGYGACHDASNDADLLILLGTDFPYNDFLPNDNVAQVDIDGRAIGRRTTVKYPVVGDVAATIETILPHVEEKTNRKFLDNQLRNHERLLSQVIEAYTHGVENMTPIHPEYVADLIDRYADQNAVFTVDTGMCNVWAARYVTPNGKREQMGSFRHGTMANALPQAIGAQAADRNRQVISFNGDGGLSMLLGELITVKQHDLPVKMFVFNNSSLGMVKLEMLVQGLPEHETDHDHVDYAEIAKAVGIKHFRIEDPEDAPRIIQEALAYNGPVLVDMVTDPNALSIPANITWEMLMGFSRAATRTVFGGGVGQMIDMARSNLRNVPRP from the coding sequence GTGGCTAAAACCTATGCAGAACAACTCGTAGAAACCCTCCAGCGACAGGGCGTAAAGCGCATCTTCGGCCTGGTGGGAGATAGCTTGAATCCCATCGTCGACGCAGTGCGGCAGTCGGACATCGAGTGGGTTCACGTCCGCAACGAGGAGGCTGCGGCGTTCGCCGCGGGGGCCGAATCGCTGGTCACAGGTGAGCTTGCCGTCTGCGCCGCCTCGTGTGGCCCCGGCAATACGCACCTGATTCAGGGGCTGTACGACTCACACCGAAACGGCGCGAAGGTGCTGGCGCTGGCATCGCATATCCCATCGCGGCAGATCGGCTCGCGCTACTTCCAGGAGACGCACCCGGAGGCGCTCTTCGCCGAGTGCTCCGGCTACTGCGAGATGGTCAACTCGGCTGAGCAGGGCGGTGTCATCCTTCATCACGCGATCCAGTCGACGATGAGCGGCCACGGCGTCTCCGTGCTGGTCCTCCCCGGCGACATCACTACCCACGAGGTGGAAAACGACAACTACGTCACCTCCACCGTCAGCCGCGGTCGCCCGGTTTTGTTCCCGGACGCGGGCGAGGCCGCCGCGCTTGCCGACGCCATTAACGCCGCAAAGACCGTCACACTCTTCTGTGGTGCTGGCGTGAAGAATGCCCGCGAGCAGGTTCTGGCGCTCGCCGAGAAGATTAAGGCCCCGGTGGGGCATGCGCTCGGCGGGAAGATGTACATCCAGTACGACAATCCCTTCGACGTCGGAATGTCGGGCCTGCTGGGCTACGGTGCCTGTCACGACGCGTCCAACGACGCGGACCTGCTGATCTTGCTCGGCACCGACTTCCCCTACAACGACTTCCTCCCGAACGACAACGTCGCGCAGGTCGATATCGACGGCCGTGCGATTGGTCGCCGAACGACGGTGAAATACCCGGTCGTCGGCGATGTCGCGGCGACAATCGAGACGATTCTGCCGCACGTCGAAGAAAAGACGAATCGGAAGTTCCTAGACAACCAGCTGCGCAACCACGAGCGGCTGCTCAGCCAGGTCATCGAGGCGTACACCCACGGCGTGGAGAATATGACGCCAATCCACCCGGAGTACGTTGCCGACCTGATCGACCGTTACGCGGACCAGAACGCCGTGTTCACCGTCGACACCGGCATGTGCAACGTGTGGGCCGCCCGCTACGTCACGCCGAACGGCAAGCGCGAGCAGATGGGTTCCTTCCGGCACGGCACGATGGCCAATGCGCTCCCGCAGGCAATCGGCGCCCAGGCCGCGGACCGAAACCGCCAGGTCATTTCCTTCAACGGCGATGGTGGCCTGTCCATGCTGCTGGGCGAGCTGATTACCGTCAAACAGCACGACCTGCCCGTGAAGATGTTCGTGTTTAACAACTCCTCGCTCGGCATGGTGAAGCTGGAGATGCTCGTCCAGGGCTTGCCGGAGCACGAGACCGACCACGACCACGTCGACTACGCAGAGATCGCGAAAGCGGTCGGGATCAAGCACTTCCGTATCGAGGACCCGGAGGATGCCCCGCGCATTATTCAGGAGGCGCTGGCCTACAACGGTCCTGTCCTGGTCGACATGGTCACCGACCCGAACGCCCTATCTATCCCGGCAAACATCACTTGGGAGATGCTGATGGGTTTCTCGCGGGCGGCAACCCGCACCGTCTTCGGCGGAGGCGTCGGCCAGATGATCGACATGGCACGGTCGAACCTGCGTAACGTGCCGCGGCCGTAG
- the tsaD gene encoding tRNA (adenosine(37)-N6)-threonylcarbamoyltransferase complex transferase subunit TsaD has product MTEMTLLAIESSCDETGAAVMRMRFADDGSKTLPQVEVLSNVVASSMEQHARFGGVVPEIASRAHLEALQPVVRQAREEAAEKLGVDTFIPDGVAATVGPGLAGALLVGSAGAKAYAAAWGVPFYGINHLGGHVAVGALDGADLSNAVALLVSGGHTQLLRVRGVGQPMEELGSTLDDAAGEAYDKVSRLLGLGYPGGPVIDRLAKQGDRKAIAFPRAMMRQQDARYDFSFSGLKTAVARYVEAAEKEGHEYSVEDVCASFQEAVCDVLTKKAIRAAQDVGADTLLLGGGVAANSRLRELAAARATSAGITLHVPPMKLCTDNGVMIGAAAAYLIADGAQPSGYACPTDPSMPVEEPILSCIHSC; this is encoded by the coding sequence ATGACCGAGATGACCCTCCTGGCGATTGAAAGCTCCTGCGATGAGACCGGTGCCGCAGTCATGCGCATGCGGTTTGCGGACGACGGTTCGAAAACCCTCCCGCAGGTAGAGGTGCTCTCCAACGTGGTCGCCTCCTCCATGGAGCAGCACGCCCGTTTCGGTGGCGTCGTTCCGGAGATTGCCTCGCGCGCGCACCTCGAGGCGCTGCAGCCCGTGGTGCGCCAGGCCCGCGAGGAGGCAGCCGAGAAGCTCGGTGTTGACACCTTCATTCCGGATGGTGTCGCAGCCACCGTCGGTCCAGGCCTGGCCGGGGCGCTGCTCGTCGGCTCCGCAGGTGCCAAGGCCTACGCCGCCGCATGGGGTGTTCCCTTCTACGGCATCAATCACCTGGGCGGCCACGTGGCAGTGGGAGCCCTCGACGGTGCCGACCTGTCCAATGCTGTCGCGCTGCTGGTCTCCGGTGGGCACACCCAGCTTCTTCGGGTTCGCGGGGTGGGGCAGCCCATGGAAGAGCTCGGCTCTACGCTTGACGACGCCGCGGGGGAGGCCTACGACAAGGTCTCTCGCCTGCTCGGCCTTGGATACCCCGGCGGCCCAGTCATTGATCGCCTGGCGAAGCAGGGCGACCGCAAAGCCATTGCCTTCCCGCGCGCGATGATGCGCCAGCAAGACGCACGCTACGACTTCTCCTTCTCTGGCCTGAAAACCGCCGTCGCCCGATATGTCGAGGCCGCCGAGAAGGAGGGCCACGAGTACTCGGTAGAAGACGTCTGCGCTTCCTTCCAGGAGGCCGTCTGCGACGTGCTAACCAAGAAGGCCATTCGGGCCGCACAGGATGTCGGCGCCGACACATTACTACTCGGCGGCGGCGTGGCCGCGAACTCTCGGCTGCGCGAACTAGCGGCGGCCCGGGCAACGTCGGCGGGCATCACACTACACGTCCCGCCCATGAAACTATGCACCGACAACGGAGTGATGATTGGTGCCGCCGCCGCCTACCTCATTGCCGATGGCGCACAGCCTTCCGGGTACGCGTGCCCCACTGATCCATCCATGCCGGTCGAGGAGCCGATTCTTTCTTGCATTCATTCTTGTTGA
- the groES gene encoding co-chaperone GroES, with product MANVNIKPLEDRVLVKINEAETTTASGLVIPDSAKEKPQEATVIAVGPGRWADDDDRIPMDVKEGDVVIFSKYGGTELKYAGEEYLLLSQRDILAVIEN from the coding sequence GTGGCGAACGTCAACATCAAGCCGCTCGAGGACCGCGTCCTCGTCAAGATCAACGAAGCAGAGACCACCACCGCATCCGGCCTGGTCATCCCGGACTCCGCTAAGGAGAAGCCGCAGGAGGCCACCGTTATCGCTGTTGGTCCGGGCCGCTGGGCGGATGACGACGACCGCATTCCTATGGACGTCAAGGAGGGTGACGTTGTCATCTTCTCCAAGTACGGCGGAACCGAGCTGAAGTACGCGGGCGAGGAGTACCTGCTCCTGTCCCAGCGCGACATCCTGGCTGTCATCGAGAACTAA
- the groL gene encoding chaperonin GroEL (60 kDa chaperone family; promotes refolding of misfolded polypeptides especially under stressful conditions; forms two stacked rings of heptamers to form a barrel-shaped 14mer; ends can be capped by GroES; misfolded proteins enter the barrel where they are refolded when GroES binds), whose translation MAKLIAFNEEAREGLKRGVDTLADAVKVTLGPKGRNVVLDKAFGGPLVTNDGVTIARDIDVEDPFENVGAQLVKSVAVKTNDIAGDGTTTATLLAQALVHEGLRNVAAGANPVALNRGIAAASEKAVELLAERATPITSSAAIAQVATVSSRDTEIGDLVAGAMDKVGKDGVVSVEESQSIATELSVTEGISFNKGFLSPYFITDVEAQQAILDGAQVLLVREKISSLPDFLPLLEKIAQSGKPTLIMAEDIEGEALSALVINAMRKTLKVAAVKSPYFGDRRKAFMDDLAVVTGATVVTADTGMHLKDVGLEVLGSARRITITKDETVLVDGAGTAEAVEERRNQIRAEIERTDSDWDREKLEERLAKLSGGVAVIKVGAATETEVNERKLRVEDAINAARAAVQEGVIAGGGSVLVQISRELEAFAAQFDGDEAIGVKAVAAALTRPAYWIAENAGKDGAVAVYHIGEQENGYGYNAATDEYVNLIEAGVIDPVKVTHSAVVNATSVARMLLTTEASVVDKPEEEPAHDHHGHAH comes from the coding sequence ATGGCGAAGCTTATTGCTTTTAACGAAGAGGCCCGCGAAGGCCTCAAGCGCGGTGTGGACACGCTTGCCGACGCAGTCAAGGTCACCCTCGGCCCGAAGGGCCGCAACGTGGTCCTGGACAAGGCGTTCGGTGGCCCGTTGGTTACCAACGACGGCGTGACCATCGCCCGCGACATCGACGTTGAGGATCCGTTCGAAAACGTCGGTGCGCAGCTGGTCAAGTCGGTGGCTGTCAAGACCAACGACATCGCCGGCGACGGCACCACCACCGCGACCCTGCTGGCGCAGGCGCTGGTCCACGAGGGTCTGCGCAACGTTGCCGCTGGCGCGAATCCGGTTGCTTTAAACCGCGGTATCGCGGCTGCCTCCGAGAAGGCTGTTGAGCTGCTGGCCGAGCGCGCAACCCCGATCACCAGCTCCGCTGCAATCGCGCAGGTCGCTACCGTGTCCTCCCGTGACACCGAGATCGGCGATCTGGTCGCGGGCGCTATGGACAAGGTGGGCAAAGACGGCGTCGTCTCCGTCGAGGAGTCGCAGTCCATCGCCACCGAGCTGTCCGTGACCGAGGGTATCTCTTTCAACAAGGGCTTCCTGTCTCCCTACTTCATCACCGATGTTGAGGCGCAGCAGGCAATCCTGGACGGAGCTCAGGTCCTGCTGGTCCGTGAGAAGATTTCCTCCCTGCCGGACTTCCTGCCGCTGCTGGAGAAGATCGCTCAGTCGGGTAAGCCGACCCTGATTATGGCCGAGGACATCGAGGGCGAGGCTCTGTCCGCACTGGTTATCAACGCTATGCGCAAGACCCTGAAGGTCGCCGCCGTGAAGTCCCCGTACTTCGGCGACCGCCGCAAGGCCTTCATGGACGACCTGGCTGTCGTCACCGGCGCCACCGTTGTCACCGCCGACACCGGCATGCACCTGAAGGACGTCGGACTCGAGGTTCTGGGTAGCGCACGCCGCATCACGATCACCAAGGACGAGACCGTCCTGGTTGACGGTGCAGGCACTGCCGAGGCTGTCGAGGAGCGCCGCAACCAAATCCGTGCCGAGATTGAGCGCACCGATTCCGACTGGGACCGCGAAAAGCTGGAGGAGCGCCTTGCGAAGCTCTCCGGGGGCGTCGCAGTCATCAAGGTTGGCGCCGCCACCGAGACCGAGGTCAACGAGCGCAAGCTCCGCGTCGAGGACGCCATCAACGCTGCCCGCGCGGCAGTGCAGGAAGGTGTCATCGCAGGCGGCGGCTCCGTGCTGGTTCAGATTTCCCGCGAGCTTGAGGCGTTTGCCGCGCAGTTCGACGGTGACGAGGCCATCGGCGTCAAGGCCGTTGCTGCGGCCCTGACCCGCCCGGCCTACTGGATCGCCGAGAACGCTGGTAAGGACGGTGCCGTCGCCGTCTACCACATCGGCGAACAGGAAAACGGCTACGGCTACAACGCCGCGACCGACGAGTACGTCAACCTCATCGAGGCCGGCGTCATCGACCCGGTCAAGGTGACCCACTCGGCAGTCGTCAACGCTACCTCTGTAGCGCGCATGCTGCTGACTACGGAAGCCTCCGTCGTCGATAAGCCGGAGGAAGAGCCGGCACACGACCACCACGGTCATGCTCACTAA
- a CDS encoding WhiB family transcriptional regulator, which translates to MTYIDHLPGPNADLWDWQLHGSCRGADSATFFHPEGERGRARSLREARAKAICRSCPVLEQCRSHALTVGEPYGVWGGLSESERNEILRATPRERERVLVAAG; encoded by the coding sequence ATGACGTACATCGACCACCTGCCTGGGCCCAATGCCGACCTGTGGGATTGGCAGTTGCACGGCTCCTGCCGCGGAGCGGACTCCGCAACGTTCTTCCACCCTGAGGGCGAGCGTGGACGCGCCCGCAGTCTGCGCGAGGCTCGCGCTAAGGCAATTTGCCGCTCCTGCCCTGTTCTGGAGCAGTGCCGCAGCCACGCTCTGACCGTCGGGGAGCCCTACGGAGTTTGGGGCGGCCTCAGCGAGTCCGAGCGCAATGAGATTCTCCGCGCCACCCCGCGCGAGCGCGAGCGCGTTCTCGTCGCCGCCGGTTAG
- a CDS encoding DUF5319 domain-containing protein gives MIVNHNFFEGLPRDPFEGDPDDPANLLEPDEPFAPLTDQERREVIEDLAAVREFREVLTPEGLLGISMLCEDCGEEHFYNWDVLETHYLMLLAGQESPVHEPQFDPDVRRYAPWEYCAGFVDGRRSRRF, from the coding sequence ATGATTGTGAACCACAATTTTTTCGAGGGCCTACCCCGGGACCCCTTTGAGGGAGACCCCGACGACCCGGCGAACCTGCTCGAGCCCGACGAGCCTTTCGCCCCGCTGACGGACCAGGAACGCCGCGAGGTTATCGAGGATCTGGCGGCCGTCCGCGAGTTCCGCGAGGTGCTGACCCCAGAAGGGTTGCTCGGCATTTCGATGCTCTGCGAGGACTGTGGCGAAGAGCATTTCTACAACTGGGATGTGCTGGAAACGCACTATCTCATGCTGCTTGCGGGCCAGGAGTCGCCTGTCCACGAGCCGCAATTCGATCCCGACGTGCGCCGATACGCTCCCTGGGAGTACTGCGCAGGATTCGTCGACGGGCGCCGCTCGCGGCGTTTTTAG
- the guaB gene encoding IMP dehydrogenase, giving the protein MNNPTGISLGGDNPNKIPLVGLTFDDVLLLPDASDVIPSGVDTSTQFTRELRLNIPIVSAAMDTVTEARMAVAMARQGGMGILHRNLSIEDQAQQVEIVKRSEAGMVSDPVTCSPEDTIADVDAKCARYRISGLPVVDADGKLVGICTNRDMRFEADLNRKVSEIMTPMPLVVAEQGVSGDAALNLLRSHKVEKLPIVDGEGRLTGLITVKDFVKKDQYPNSAKDGSGRLLVGAGIGTGEDSWKRAHALADAGVDVLVVDTAHAHNTGVLEMVSRVKKEFGENIQIIGGNLATRGAAQAMIEAGADAIKVGIGPGSICTTRVVAGVGAPQITAIMEASVAAKKAGVPIIADGGMQFSGDIAKALAAGASSVMLGSMLAGTAESPGEVAVVNGKQYKMYRGMGSLGAMQGRGLTGEKRSYSKDRYFQADVKSEEKLVPEGIEGRVPFRGSIDGIVHQLVGGLRAAMGYTGSATIEQLHDAQFVQITAAGLRESHPHDIQMTVEAPNYYQR; this is encoded by the coding sequence ATGAACAACCCAACCGGAATTAGCCTCGGCGGAGATAATCCCAACAAGATTCCACTAGTCGGCCTTACTTTTGATGACGTCCTGCTTCTGCCGGATGCCTCCGACGTGATTCCGTCCGGTGTGGATACCTCCACCCAGTTCACTCGCGAGCTGCGACTGAACATCCCAATCGTTTCCGCGGCGATGGACACCGTCACCGAGGCCCGCATGGCCGTTGCGATGGCCCGCCAGGGCGGCATGGGCATTCTCCACCGCAACCTCTCCATCGAGGACCAGGCTCAGCAGGTTGAGATTGTTAAGCGCTCCGAGGCCGGCATGGTCTCCGACCCGGTGACTTGCTCGCCGGAGGACACCATCGCTGACGTGGACGCCAAGTGCGCTCGCTACCGCATCTCCGGACTCCCGGTCGTTGACGCCGACGGCAAGCTGGTCGGTATCTGCACCAACCGTGACATGCGATTCGAGGCGGACCTGAACCGCAAGGTCTCCGAGATCATGACCCCGATGCCGCTGGTCGTCGCCGAGCAGGGCGTTTCTGGTGACGCCGCACTGAACCTGCTGCGCTCCCACAAGGTCGAGAAGCTCCCGATCGTCGACGGCGAGGGCCGCCTGACCGGACTGATTACCGTCAAGGACTTCGTGAAGAAGGACCAGTACCCGAACTCCGCGAAGGATGGCTCCGGTCGCCTTCTGGTCGGCGCTGGCATCGGCACCGGTGAGGACTCCTGGAAGCGCGCCCATGCGCTTGCCGACGCCGGCGTTGACGTCCTCGTTGTCGATACCGCCCACGCGCACAACACCGGTGTGCTGGAAATGGTCTCGCGTGTGAAGAAGGAATTCGGCGAGAACATTCAAATCATCGGCGGTAACCTGGCGACTCGTGGTGCCGCCCAGGCCATGATTGAGGCCGGCGCGGATGCCATCAAGGTCGGTATTGGCCCGGGCTCCATCTGCACCACCCGCGTCGTCGCTGGCGTCGGCGCCCCGCAGATTACCGCTATTATGGAAGCCTCCGTGGCCGCCAAGAAGGCAGGCGTCCCGATTATCGCCGACGGTGGCATGCAGTTCTCCGGCGATATCGCCAAGGCGCTGGCAGCGGGTGCTTCTTCCGTGATGCTGGGTTCCATGCTGGCCGGTACCGCTGAGTCGCCGGGTGAGGTCGCCGTCGTCAATGGCAAGCAGTACAAGATGTACCGAGGCATGGGCTCCCTGGGGGCCATGCAGGGCCGTGGCCTGACCGGCGAGAAGCGCTCCTACTCTAAGGACCGCTACTTCCAGGCTGATGTTAAGAGCGAGGAGAAGCTGGTTCCGGAAGGCATCGAGGGGCGCGTCCCGTTCCGTGGCAGCATCGATGGCATCGTTCACCAGCTAGTCGGTGGCCTGCGTGCCGCAATGGGCTACACAGGTTCCGCTACCATCGAGCAGCTTCACGACGCGCAGTTCGTCCAGATTACCGCTGCGGGCCTGCGCGAGTCGCACCCGCACGATATTCAGATGACCGTTGAGGCGCCGAACTACTACCAGCGCTAA